One region of Polaribacter pectinis genomic DNA includes:
- a CDS encoding LamG-like jellyroll fold domain-containing protein, with amino-acid sequence MTKRDGANYPDIQSSFPLTLGALANDYPVAKFNGAMDDFQIFNRVLTDSEIKALSKERE; translated from the coding sequence ATTACTAAAAGAGATGGTGCTAATTATCCAGATATTCAAAGCAGCTTTCCATTAACTTTAGGTGCTTTAGCAAACGATTATCCTGTAGCTAAATTTAATGGTGCTATGGATGACTTTCAAATATTTAATAGAGTATTAACGGATAGTGAGATTAAAGCTTTAAGTAAAGAAAGAGAATAG